CatggaatgggttggaagggtccttaaaggttATGGAGCcatggaatgggttgggttggaaaggtccttaaaggtcacagAACCTTGGGCACGtccagggatagggcacccATAGCAGTGCTGGCTCCTCACCACCATCTGGGTGAAGGATTTCCCCCTCACATCTGccctaaatctcccttctcaccttaaagccattctcccatGAGATTGTTGGGTTAATGGGCTCCATAAGAACCACATTTGCTTCCTCTTTATTTCTACAGCTGAACCTTCAGTAGAATTTTCCCTCTTACAAAacctcccttcctcttttccctctcatGTCAAAGAAAACCCATTTTTAGTGTCTTTTGAGAACATTTCTGTGCTCGTGGATTGGTGTCAACTCATACCTCAACAATTTTGTCCTCCTTTTTCAGCATTGAGCCAAGCTATTAGCCTGGACCTGCCAGAAACAGATCGCCTTTCTATGCTGCTGTTATCCAGCTTCCAGGTCAGCTCCCCTGTTGTCCAAGCACGTTATTTTTCTGACCTTCCATTTATGTTCTGCTTTGTAGAATTGAGCTGTGAGAtcaggaaagaggaggaggaagaattaATTTCTCCTTCAGTAACAAATCTCCCTACAAACACACAGTTAACTTCCAGTCAGGCTTTAAGGGGGTCCCACAGCGCGCAGAGCTTTGGGGTGATGAGATCTTCTCTGTGTTCTCGTAGTTCTCTGCACAGAAGCTCGAACACGTCTTGGAGCAGACAGAGGGCTTCAGTCCCGAGGCCTTCAAAGCCAGTGGTGAGTTGTGTTTTATGTCCTATAAAAGAGGttaaaagcacagctttccATTGGTGTGCTGTTAAGGTGAGATCAGCTGGCTTGGAATAGAAGAATCCGCTGCTGCTGATGTGAATCTGAGCGACGAGTGGTGTTGATAACATTTCTGTGAGGGATGTTAATGAACACATTAAGCTACAATCACAGAGATCAGCACAAATGACAGCCGAACACCTTCAGACAAGGAACCAAGCTggccttctgctctgctcttcagaaTCAGCGGGCAGATGGTTCCAGAGCTGCTCACGTGGCTCTGTTTTCCACCTCCAGTGAACTCAGCTTCAGAAGACCTGAAGCGATACATAGAGAAACTGAAGCTGGATGGAACCCTGCGGAGCTGCATCGAGAAAGCTGAAGGGTAAGAACTTCCAGGCCACAATTGGttatttttcaggttttcctGCTTAGATATCCCATTTCCAAACAGTAAATGAGGCATCCTGGGGCTGAGGACGTTACTGGAATATCACAGCGGGTATTTAAAGGgaatgtttatttcttcttgagGTGATCTAAGAGATAGAAGTCTCTGTGTGGTTTTAATCGTTAGCAGAGCCCtctgtggtgtgtgtgtgataCACAAACACTCTCATCTCTCTGTATCTCTGCTTCAGGGATTCGTCGGACTCTGTTTCAGATGAGTCAGTGTGCAAAGCAAAGGAGTGCATTGCCAGGTGAGGGCTGAGTGTGTGCTGGAGACCAACACTgattttttcctgcctttctagaaggcttttttttttttttttttggtgtgttatttttctgcagctcaCTTTCCATGAGCCTACGTTGCAATTTAACCCCACGGAGGGGtttcctgctgcatgcagacCCACTCTGTCCTTCATAGAACCATacagtggttgggttgggagggacctcaaggatgatgaagctccaaccccccagctgcgtgcagggccaccaatctctATATCTGATACTGCCCCAGGCTGCCCATGCAACCTGACCATGAATACCTCCAGGGgtggatggggcacccacagtctctctgtgcagctgttccagcacctccccactctcatgctaaagaacttccccctgatatccaacctaaatcttccctccctcaacttaaaaaccattttccccttgtcctgtcattatctaCTCTTGTAGAGTTGactccccttctgtttataggctcctttcaggtcctggaaggctgcaatgaggtcactccgcagctttctcttctccatgctgaataagcccagctccctcagcctgtctttacagggcaggtgctgcagccctctgcccatctctgtgcattttcctgtgttgaacctcattagattcacccaggcccaccttttgagccctctggatggcatcccttccttccatggTGTCAGCAATGCCTTCTGCCCCATAGGTTTTCAGCTGAATGCCAGGCGTGGGATGAGCTCCTGCAGCGCTACCAGAAGGACGCAGAGGAAACATCCAGGTGTGCATTGGGGACAAAACCTTtggatgggggggaaaaaagaaaagcagaaatctcCTTTGTGCAACGGATGAATGCTTTGTCTTCCAGGCAGCTGGAGGAGTGCAGGAGCAAAGAGGGCCGGGCAGAGCCGCCCAATTACCTGCAGACATCTCAGGCTGAGGTGCTCAGCACCAAACCCAACTACCAGAGGATCCTGGATGAGCAGGgggaggtgctgagctgcatgGAGCTGGTGGTGAGACCCCTATCAACGCGGGGGGTTGGGCAGCGGTTCGTTTGGAGCCAGAAAAGTTTGCCCTTTAATTAACGATGGTAATTTGGGTGGGTTTTACTGGGTGATGTCAGACTTGTTAAAGCAGAGGGATCAGCTCCAGGCACATTGGCAGCTTCTCCCTACTACAGACTGTTTCATCCTCTTAATGAACACCACGCACTTAAGCATCTCGCTGCTTTCTCGCTTGGCAATTAACGGTATGATTAATTAAcagagtgcttttttttttttttaattattattattttacagctCGATGAACTGCAGCAGGCGGCGAAGCTGCTGCGGGCTTTCAGTGAGGACAGCAGGCAGCATCTGCGGGGGCtgtctgagctgctgggtgagcTGGGGGCCACTGTCccagtgggggggggggaggtgacaACATTATGTCCCTTTGTGGGTGACACTGTGTCCCAAGAGGGGGGTGACACTGTGTCCCAAGAGGGGGGTGACACTGTGTCCCAATGGGGGGGGTGCCACTGTATCCCTGTGTGGGGTGACATTGTATCCCAATGGGATGACACAATGTCCCAGTAGGGGGAGTGACAACATTGTGTCCTTGCATGGGTGACACAGTGTCCCAGTAGGGGGGGGTGACAACATGATGTCCCTTTGTGGGTGACAGTGTGTCCCAAGGGGGGGGGTGACACTGTGTCCCTGCGTGGGTTGACGTTGGGACATAGCGTCACCCCATTGGGACAcagtggggggagggggggggggggtgacaaCATTGTGTCCCTGCATGGCTGATGCTGTGTCCtagtggagggggggggggtgacaaCATTATGTCTCTTTGTGGGTGTCACTGTGTCCCAATGGGGGGGGTGCCACTGTGTCCCTGTGTGGGGTGACATTGTGTCCCAATGGGATGACACAATGTCCCAGTAGGGGGAGTGACAACATTGTGTCCTTGCATGGGTGACACAATGTCCCagtagggggggggggtgacaaCATGATGTCCCTTTGTGGGTGACAGTGTGTCCCAAGGGGGGGGTGACACTGTGTCCCTGCATGGGTTGACGTTGGGACATAGCGTCACCCCATTGGGACACAGTGGGG
This DNA window, taken from Gallus gallus isolate bGalGal1 chromosome 30, bGalGal1.mat.broiler.GRCg7b, whole genome shotgun sequence, encodes the following:
- the DSN1 gene encoding kinetochore-associated protein DSN1 homolog gives rise to the protein MEGRPEGSFRLRSEERRQRAAGLETSLTGSFLRADGGAPEPDPGEKKDVGKPPKPTDLAAVSQENATPEAAAGKTSHGSLSSVKSPNTTSCQTKRRSWRRSSLKGSKRRKSLPPFHEDVTALSQAISLDLPETDRLSMLLLSSFQFSAQKLEHVLEQTEGFSPEAFKASVNSASEDLKRYIEKLKLDGTLRSCIEKAEGDSSDSVSDESVCKAKECIARFSAECQAWDELLQRYQKDAEETSRQLEECRSKEGRAEPPNYLQTSQAEVLSTKPNYQRILDEQGEVLSCMELVLDELQQAAKLLRAFSEDSRQHLRGLSELLAARTFRQLEHSPVRKLIAAPGRKAPPEG
- the DSN1 gene encoding kinetochore-associated protein DSN1 homolog isoform X1; the encoded protein is MRATLCCPAHAQALCFVRMRAAPALRPAHAHSSQGAAISRRALRLTVGGARSRHGGASGGFLSAPTSLTGSFLRADGGAPEPDPGEKKDVGKPPKPTDLAAVSQENATPEAAAGKTSHGSLSSVKSPNTTSCQTKRRSWRRSSLKGSKRRKSLPPFHEDVTALSQAISLDLPETDRLSMLLLSSFQFSAQKLEHVLEQTEGFSPEAFKASVNSASEDLKRYIEKLKLDGTLRSCIEKAEGDSSDSVSDESVCKAKECIARFSAECQAWDELLQRYQKDAEETSRQLEECRSKEGRAEPPNYLQTSQAEVLSTKPNYQRILDEQGEVLSCMELVLDELQQAAKLLRAFSEDSRQHLRGLSELLAARTFRQLEHSPVRKLIAAPGRKAPPEG